The following proteins are co-located in the Haloarcula rubripromontorii genome:
- a CDS encoding translation initiation factor IF-2 subunit alpha, with protein sequence MKYSGWPEPGELVVGKVDEIEDFGVFVDLDEYEGKRGLCHISEVASGWIKNVRDHVNEGQTVVAKVLDVDESAQQIDLSIKDVNDHQRKEKIQEWKNEQKADNWMELAFGEDLDDETYAAIANELLAEFGSMYDGFESAAIHGTDALEDVDLSEEEIDAIVQTARNNVSVPYVQVTGYVDLSCPESDGVDIIKEALQAAEGNGEVPDEIELEVTYVGSPEYRIQVQAPDYKTAEDALEESADRAATVVEQHGGTGQFHRERSEDDE encoded by the coding sequence ATGAAATACAGCGGCTGGCCCGAACCGGGCGAACTCGTCGTCGGCAAGGTCGACGAGATCGAGGACTTCGGCGTGTTCGTCGACTTAGACGAGTACGAAGGCAAGCGCGGCCTCTGTCACATCTCTGAGGTCGCCAGCGGATGGATCAAGAACGTCCGTGACCACGTCAACGAAGGGCAGACAGTCGTTGCCAAGGTGCTTGACGTCGACGAGAGCGCCCAGCAGATCGACCTCTCGATCAAGGACGTCAACGACCACCAGCGAAAAGAGAAGATTCAGGAGTGGAAAAACGAGCAGAAGGCCGACAACTGGATGGAACTGGCCTTCGGCGAGGACCTAGACGACGAGACGTACGCCGCCATCGCCAACGAACTGCTGGCGGAGTTCGGGTCGATGTACGACGGCTTCGAGTCGGCGGCGATACACGGCACGGACGCCCTCGAAGACGTTGACCTCTCCGAGGAGGAGATCGACGCTATCGTCCAGACGGCCCGGAACAACGTCTCCGTGCCGTACGTGCAGGTCACCGGCTACGTCGACCTGTCCTGTCCCGAAAGCGACGGCGTCGACATCATCAAGGAAGCGCTGCAGGCCGCTGAGGGCAACGGCGAGGTCCCCGACGAGATCGAACTCGAAGTGACCTACGTCGGCTCGCCCGAGTACCGCATCCAGGTGCAAGCGCCCGACTACAAGACCGCCGAGGACGCGCTCGAAGAGAGCGCGGACCGCGCCGCGACGGTCGTCGAGCAACACGGTGGCACGGGGCAGTTCCACCGTGAGCGTAGCGAAGACGACGAGTAA
- a CDS encoding RNA-protein complex protein Nop10, with protein MKSDIHVCTAWESEHDRPVYTLDDTCPECGAEAVNSAPAPFSPEDSYGEYRRSLKRRSRE; from the coding sequence ATGAAATCGGACATCCACGTCTGTACTGCCTGGGAGTCCGAGCACGACCGGCCGGTGTACACGCTGGACGATACCTGTCCGGAATGTGGGGCCGAAGCAGTCAATAGCGCACCCGCGCCGTTCTCGCCTGAAGACAGCTACGGCGAGTATCGACGTTCTCTTAAGCGCCGCAGCCGCGAATAA
- a CDS encoding proteasome assembly chaperone family protein: MDEFDIETVADPDLDDPVLVEGLPGVGHVGKLAAEHLLEELESELVRRVYSTHFPPQVSIDDGQAELACAEFHAVTPEEGQDLLVLSGNHQAQDNQGHYGLTDTFLDIADEFGVQRVFALGGVPTGELIEEYDVLGATTTEDFKETLEDAGVAFREDEPAGGIVGVSGLLLGLSKRRDVPASCLMGETSGYLVDPKSAQAVLEILQEVIGFEVDYSSLEDRADEMEEVVRKIQEMEQQNSPSPTDEDLRYIG; the protein is encoded by the coding sequence ATGGACGAATTCGACATCGAGACTGTAGCGGACCCCGACCTTGACGATCCGGTACTGGTCGAGGGGCTGCCCGGCGTCGGCCACGTCGGCAAACTCGCCGCCGAACACCTACTAGAGGAACTCGAAAGCGAGCTCGTTCGCCGTGTCTACTCAACACACTTCCCGCCACAGGTCAGCATTGACGACGGACAGGCAGAACTTGCCTGCGCCGAGTTCCACGCTGTGACCCCGGAAGAGGGCCAGGACCTGCTCGTGCTTTCCGGGAACCATCAGGCCCAGGACAACCAGGGCCACTATGGCCTGACCGACACGTTCCTCGACATCGCCGACGAGTTCGGCGTCCAGCGGGTGTTTGCCCTCGGCGGCGTCCCGACCGGCGAACTCATCGAGGAGTACGACGTGCTCGGCGCGACGACGACTGAGGATTTCAAGGAAACGCTGGAGGACGCTGGCGTTGCCTTCCGCGAGGACGAACCTGCGGGCGGTATCGTCGGCGTCTCCGGCCTGCTGCTGGGTCTGAGCAAGCGCCGCGACGTGCCAGCCAGTTGTCTCATGGGCGAGACATCGGGCTACCTGGTCGACCCTAAGAGCGCGCAGGCCGTCCTCGAAATCCTGCAGGAAGTCATCGGGTTCGAGGTCGACTACAGTTCGCTGGAGGACCGCGCCGACGAGATGGAGGAGGTCGTCCGGAAGATTCAGGAGATGGAACAGCAGAACTCCCCGTCGCCCACCGACGAGGATCTCAGATACATCGGCTGA
- a CDS encoding J domain-containing protein has translation MQTQPGMPPEWLVLGLALGVAGTLVVAGLFVLANRVFPAERPNRQATDGGEMRRRAELREYLTAIDEQFAENHFVEGQHVAFYLPKRDVAITFDARAYYRIERSPTVPVLVEHEMPGVYLGARLPFETPEVDLGPDPEEEPHPTVQAFSELGLTQSASLDDVKSAYRERVKEVHPDHGGNEDEFKRVREAYTTAKQHASGASRQRAS, from the coding sequence GTGCAGACACAACCGGGTATGCCACCGGAGTGGCTGGTCCTCGGGCTCGCCCTCGGCGTCGCCGGAACCCTCGTTGTCGCCGGGCTATTCGTCCTCGCGAATCGTGTGTTTCCGGCTGAGCGGCCGAATCGGCAGGCGACAGACGGCGGGGAGATGCGACGCCGGGCGGAGCTTCGCGAGTACCTCACCGCTATCGACGAGCAGTTCGCCGAGAACCACTTCGTCGAGGGGCAACACGTCGCCTTCTATCTCCCCAAGCGGGACGTGGCAATCACGTTCGACGCCCGGGCGTACTACCGCATCGAGCGATCGCCGACTGTTCCCGTACTGGTCGAACACGAGATGCCGGGCGTCTATCTCGGCGCACGCCTGCCCTTCGAAACGCCCGAAGTTGACCTCGGCCCGGACCCCGAGGAGGAACCACACCCGACAGTCCAGGCGTTCAGCGAACTGGGACTGACACAGAGCGCGTCGCTGGACGACGTGAAATCGGCCTACCGCGAGCGCGTCAAGGAGGTCCATCCGGACCACGGTGGCAACGAGGACGAGTTCAAGCGCGTCCGGGAGGCGTACACCACTGCAAAACAGCACGCATCCGGGGCATCGCGACAGCGAGCGTCATAA
- a CDS encoding universal stress protein, which produces MSQPINSILVPTDGSDGARIGARRGIDLAATIGADLHVLSAVDARDIEPDLNSDGQTDRERLLTEAAERAVDSIATLARAHLSGQITTAVESGIPFQAINDYVDAHDIDLIVMGTQGRTGFERVALGSVAEKTLRTAAVPIVTVTPDGDIVEIGDQRYDNILLPTDGSEGAALAIEWGITLAELYDATVHTLYSVDTSRFGGAEGATEIHEALEQTGQEALEAVHERASDADVSVAGNIASGPAARAILSYSEEHDIDLIAMGTHGHSGLTRYLTGSVTETVVRHSSVPVCCVPMQ; this is translated from the coding sequence ATGAGCCAACCGATCAACTCGATTCTCGTGCCGACCGACGGCAGTGACGGGGCGCGAATAGGGGCTCGGCGAGGTATCGATCTCGCTGCCACAATCGGTGCCGACCTCCACGTACTGTCAGCAGTTGACGCCCGTGACATCGAACCGGACCTGAATTCTGATGGGCAGACCGACCGGGAGCGTCTCCTCACGGAGGCGGCTGAACGGGCGGTAGACTCCATCGCGACACTCGCGAGGGCGCATCTCTCCGGGCAAATCACTACCGCTGTCGAGTCGGGGATTCCGTTTCAGGCGATCAACGACTACGTCGATGCTCACGACATCGATCTCATTGTTATGGGGACGCAGGGACGGACAGGGTTCGAACGGGTTGCACTCGGGAGTGTCGCAGAAAAGACGCTCCGGACTGCCGCTGTTCCAATCGTCACAGTCACTCCGGATGGGGATATCGTCGAAATCGGTGATCAACGGTACGACAACATTCTCCTCCCGACTGACGGCAGCGAAGGGGCAGCACTCGCAATCGAATGGGGAATCACGCTAGCGGAACTGTATGACGCAACCGTACACACGCTCTATTCTGTCGACACGAGCCGGTTCGGCGGCGCTGAAGGAGCGACAGAGATTCACGAGGCGCTTGAGCAAACCGGTCAGGAGGCACTTGAGGCGGTCCATGAGCGTGCCAGCGACGCGGATGTCAGTGTTGCAGGCAACATCGCAAGCGGCCCGGCTGCACGCGCGATTCTCTCCTACAGTGAGGAACACGATATCGATCTCATTGCGATGGGAACACACGGCCACTCCGGCCTCACGCGATATCTGACCGGAAGCGTCACCGAGACCGTTGTCCGTCATTCGTCTGTCCCGGTCTGCTGCGTCCCGATGCAGTGA
- a CDS encoding universal stress protein: MIERILVPMDDSEMARRALAYALENHPDAEITVLHVAGGPSPLGGAATALALSDDVEAAAEERAEEVFDDARERAAEYDVEITTEVQLGHPVRAILNRAADFDAVVLGTHGGSLSDRLVVGNVAQKVFRNSPVPVIIAR, translated from the coding sequence ATGATCGAACGGATTCTCGTTCCGATGGACGATTCGGAAATGGCCCGGCGAGCGCTTGCGTACGCCCTTGAGAACCATCCCGACGCGGAGATTACTGTCTTACACGTCGCGGGCGGACCGTCGCCGTTGGGAGGAGCGGCCACCGCGCTTGCTCTTTCGGATGATGTCGAAGCGGCCGCCGAGGAGCGTGCGGAGGAAGTATTCGACGACGCTCGTGAGCGCGCCGCCGAGTACGATGTGGAAATAACCACTGAAGTGCAACTGGGCCACCCGGTCCGGGCGATTCTGAATAGAGCTGCCGACTTCGATGCGGTCGTACTCGGAACGCACGGCGGCTCGTTATCCGATCGGCTGGTCGTCGGGAACGTCGCTCAGAAAGTGTTCCGTAACTCGCCTGTTCCAGTCATCATTGCCCGATAA
- a CDS encoding alcohol dehydrogenase catalytic domain-containing protein has translation MRAAAFSELTGPDGVSLVNRPTPEPGRGEAVVSVEACAINRHDLWILEGDSAMVDTDDLPFVSGLDVAGTVDAVGEGVTAVEPGDRVVLCPNETCGTCRYCREGPENLCANFSLYHGGLAESARVRADRLVALPDGVDMVEAAALPTAYMTAFHMLHRVETGPGDTVFVPGVTGGVGVAGVQLADALGAHTAGTSSSRAKLDRVESLGLDHAVESTDPDEIRAAVSEVGPVDAVLNHLGGEYTQVGLDVLRRGGRMAVCGRTAGGTSEIDIPDLFLGHKRVIGSTMGTQGDLERLVGLVADGTLSPEIGETYSLEETDAAFAAMQDRDSVGKLVVTP, from the coding sequence ATGCGCGCCGCAGCGTTCAGCGAACTCACTGGCCCGGACGGCGTCTCGCTCGTCAACCGACCGACCCCTGAACCCGGACGCGGTGAGGCGGTCGTCTCCGTCGAGGCGTGTGCTATCAACCGCCACGACCTCTGGATTCTCGAAGGCGACTCCGCGATGGTCGACACCGACGATTTGCCGTTTGTCAGCGGCCTCGACGTGGCCGGGACCGTCGACGCCGTGGGCGAGGGTGTCACCGCCGTCGAACCCGGAGACCGTGTTGTACTCTGCCCGAACGAGACCTGTGGAACGTGTCGCTACTGCCGTGAGGGGCCTGAGAACCTCTGTGCGAACTTCTCGCTGTACCACGGCGGCCTCGCCGAATCGGCCCGCGTCCGGGCCGACCGGCTCGTCGCGCTTCCCGACGGCGTGGACATGGTCGAGGCGGCCGCACTCCCGACGGCCTACATGACCGCCTTCCACATGCTCCACCGGGTCGAGACCGGACCGGGCGATACGGTGTTCGTGCCGGGCGTCACCGGCGGCGTCGGCGTCGCTGGCGTGCAACTCGCCGACGCGCTCGGCGCTCACACCGCCGGCACCTCCTCCTCGCGGGCGAAACTCGACCGCGTCGAATCGCTCGGCCTGGACCACGCCGTCGAGAGCACCGACCCGGACGAGATTCGGGCGGCAGTCAGCGAGGTCGGGCCGGTCGACGCCGTGCTCAATCACCTCGGCGGCGAGTACACGCAGGTCGGGCTGGACGTTCTCCGTCGCGGCGGCCGGATGGCGGTCTGTGGGCGGACGGCCGGCGGCACGTCCGAGATCGACATTCCAGACCTGTTTCTCGGCCACAAGCGCGTCATCGGGAGTACGATGGGAACACAGGGTGACCTGGAGCGACTCGTCGGCCTCGTCGCTGACGGTACACTCTCTCCGGAAATCGGGGAGACGTACTCGCTTGAAGAGACCGATGCGGCGTTTGCGGCAATGCAGGACCGAGATAGCGTCGGCAAACTCGTCGTGACGCCGTAG